A genomic window from Micromonospora sp. WMMA1947 includes:
- a CDS encoding Lsr2 family protein gives MAKQIIHKLVDDLDGGDADETVKFALDGVQYEIDLSASNAGKLRDVFAPYIASGTKVGRGGVVVGGRAARGRGGATADREQNRAIREWAKKAGKDISDRGRIPQEIVDEYHAKAGH, from the coding sequence GTGGCCAAGCAGATCATTCACAAGCTGGTCGATGACCTGGACGGCGGGGACGCTGACGAGACCGTCAAGTTCGCGCTCGACGGGGTGCAGTACGAGATCGACCTCTCCGCATCCAACGCCGGGAAATTGCGCGACGTATTCGCGCCGTACATCGCGAGCGGAACGAAGGTCGGTCGCGGCGGCGTGGTCGTGGGTGGCCGGGCCGCTCGGGGCCGGGGCGGCGCGACCGCCGACCGCGAGCAGAACCGGGCCATCCGCGAGTGGGCCAAGAAGGCCGGCAAGGACATCTCCGACCGGGGCCGCATCCCGCAGGAGATCGTGGACGAGTACCACGCGAAGGCGGGGCACTGA
- a CDS encoding ATP-dependent Clp protease ATP-binding subunit: protein MFERFTDRARRVVVLAQEEARMLNHNYIGTEHILLGLIHEGEGVAAKALESLGISLEGVRQQVEEIIGQGQQAPSGHIPFTPRAKKVLELSLREALQLGHNYIGTEHILLGLIREGEGVAAQVLVKLGADLNRVRQQVIQLLSGYQGKEPAAAGAAPGEAAPSTSLVLDQFGRNLTQAAREGKLDPVIGREKEIERVMQVLSRRTKNNPVLIGEPGVGKTAVVEGLSQKIIKGEVPETLKDKQLYTLDLGALVAGSRYRGDFEERLKKVLKEIRTRGDIILFIDEIHTLVGAGAAEGAIDAASILKPMLARGELQTIGATTLDEYRKHLEKDAALERRFQPIQVGEPSLAHTIEILKGLRDRYEAHHRVSITDAALVAAATLADRYISDRFLPDKAIDLIDEAGARMRIRRMTAPPDLRDFDERIAQVRRDKESAIDAQDFERAAQLRDTEKQLLGQKAQREKEWKAGDLDVVSEVDDEQIAEVLGNWTGIPVYKLTEEETSRLLRMEDELHKRVIGQEDAVKAVSKAIRRTRAGLKDPKRPSGSFIFAGPSGVGKTELSKALAEFLFGSEDALIQLDMSEFHDRYTVSRLVGAPPGYVGYDEGGQLTEKVRRRPFSVVLFDEIEKAHPDVFNTLLQILEDGRLTDGQGRIVDFKNTVIILTTNLGTRDVAKAVSLGFQASEDSESNYDRMKQKVNDELKQHFRPEFLNRIDDTIVFHQLRQNEILSIVDIMIARIETQLRNKDMGLELTDNAKKYLAKKGFDPVLGARPLRRTIQRDIEDNLSERILFNELTPGQIVVVDCEGDPEDIDKSKLVFRGADRPDAVPDAVPADLGGTAATGADDAA, encoded by the coding sequence ATGTTCGAGCGGTTCACCGACCGAGCGCGACGGGTTGTCGTCCTGGCCCAAGAAGAGGCCCGGATGCTCAACCACAACTACATCGGTACGGAACACATCCTGCTGGGCCTGATCCACGAGGGTGAGGGTGTCGCGGCAAAGGCCCTGGAGAGCCTCGGCATCTCCCTGGAGGGCGTGCGTCAGCAGGTCGAGGAGATCATCGGCCAGGGCCAGCAGGCGCCGAGCGGGCACATCCCGTTCACGCCGCGGGCCAAGAAGGTGCTGGAGCTGTCCCTGCGCGAGGCGCTGCAGCTCGGCCACAACTACATCGGCACCGAGCACATCCTGCTCGGCCTGATCCGCGAGGGCGAGGGCGTCGCCGCCCAGGTCCTGGTGAAGCTGGGCGCCGACCTGAACCGGGTCCGCCAGCAGGTCATCCAGCTGCTCTCCGGCTACCAGGGCAAGGAGCCGGCCGCCGCCGGTGCCGCACCGGGTGAGGCCGCGCCGTCGACCAGCCTCGTGCTGGACCAGTTCGGCCGCAACCTGACCCAGGCCGCCCGCGAGGGCAAGCTCGACCCGGTCATCGGGCGCGAGAAGGAGATCGAGCGGGTCATGCAGGTGCTGTCCCGCCGCACCAAGAACAACCCGGTGCTGATCGGCGAGCCCGGCGTCGGCAAGACCGCCGTGGTGGAGGGCCTGTCCCAGAAGATCATCAAGGGCGAGGTGCCCGAGACGCTGAAGGACAAGCAGCTCTACACGCTCGACCTCGGTGCCCTGGTCGCCGGTTCCCGCTACCGCGGTGACTTCGAGGAGCGCCTGAAGAAGGTGCTCAAGGAGATCCGCACCCGCGGCGACATCATCCTGTTCATCGACGAGATCCACACGCTCGTCGGTGCGGGCGCGGCCGAGGGCGCGATCGACGCCGCCAGCATCCTCAAGCCGATGCTGGCCCGTGGCGAGCTCCAGACCATCGGCGCCACCACGCTCGACGAGTACCGCAAGCACCTGGAGAAGGACGCCGCTCTGGAGCGTCGTTTCCAGCCGATCCAGGTGGGTGAGCCGTCGCTGGCCCACACCATCGAGATCCTCAAGGGCCTGCGGGACCGGTACGAGGCGCACCACCGCGTCTCCATCACCGACGCCGCACTGGTCGCCGCCGCGACGCTGGCCGACCGGTACATCTCCGACCGGTTCCTGCCGGACAAGGCGATCGACCTGATCGACGAGGCCGGCGCCCGGATGCGGATCCGCCGGATGACCGCGCCGCCGGACCTGCGCGACTTCGACGAGCGCATCGCCCAGGTGCGCCGCGACAAGGAGTCCGCGATCGACGCGCAGGACTTCGAGCGGGCCGCCCAGCTGCGCGACACCGAGAAGCAGCTACTGGGCCAGAAGGCGCAGCGGGAGAAGGAGTGGAAGGCCGGTGACCTGGACGTCGTCAGCGAGGTCGACGACGAGCAGATCGCCGAGGTGCTCGGCAACTGGACCGGCATCCCGGTCTACAAGCTGACCGAGGAGGAGACCTCGCGCCTGCTGCGCATGGAGGACGAGCTGCACAAGCGCGTCATCGGCCAGGAGGACGCGGTCAAGGCGGTCTCGAAGGCGATCCGGCGTACCCGGGCCGGCCTGAAGGACCCGAAGCGCCCGTCCGGCTCGTTCATCTTCGCCGGCCCGTCTGGCGTCGGTAAGACCGAGCTGTCCAAGGCGCTCGCCGAGTTCCTGTTCGGCAGCGAGGACGCCCTCATCCAGCTCGACATGTCGGAGTTCCACGACCGGTACACGGTGTCCCGGCTCGTCGGTGCCCCTCCCGGCTACGTCGGCTACGACGAGGGCGGGCAGCTGACCGAGAAGGTGCGTCGCCGGCCGTTCTCGGTGGTCCTCTTCGACGAGATCGAGAAGGCCCACCCGGACGTGTTCAACACGCTCCTCCAGATCCTGGAGGACGGGCGCCTCACCGACGGCCAGGGCCGGATCGTGGACTTCAAGAACACGGTCATCATCCTGACCACCAACCTCGGTACGCGTGACGTCGCCAAGGCGGTGTCGCTGGGCTTCCAGGCCTCTGAGGACTCCGAGTCGAACTACGACCGGATGAAGCAGAAGGTCAACGACGAGCTCAAGCAGCACTTCCGGCCCGAGTTCCTGAACCGGATCGACGACACCATCGTCTTCCACCAGCTGCGTCAGAACGAGATCCTGTCGATCGTCGACATCATGATCGCCCGGATCGAGACCCAGCTGCGGAACAAGGACATGGGTCTGGAGCTGACCGACAACGCGAAGAAGTACCTCGCGAAGAAGGGCTTCGACCCGGTGCTGGGCGCGCGGCCGCTGCGTCGCACGATCCAGCGCGACATCGAGGACAACCTGTCCGAGCGGATCCTGTTCAACGAGCTGACCCCGGGGCAGATCGTGGTCGTGGACTGCGAGGGCGACCCGGAGGACATCGACAAGTCCAAGCTCGTCTTCCGGGGCGCGGACCGGCCGGACGCCGTGCCGGACGCGGTCCCGGCGGACCTCGGCGGCACCGCCGCCACCGGCGCGGACGACGCCGCGTAA
- a CDS encoding A/G-specific adenine glycosylase: protein MSEPTFATQVSRWYERNARDLPWRKPGIGAWAILVSEVMLQQTPVVRVVPAWEAWLARWPDPRALAEDTPAEAIRMWGRLGYPRRAVRLRECATAIVERHGGVVPDRLDQLLALPGVGTYTARAVAAFAYGQRHPVVDTNVRRVVCRAIAGEPDAGPTTRPADLVATEELLPIEPAAAALASAAFMELGAVVCTARAPRCAICPVESSCAWRASGQAAPVGPTRRPQRYAGTDRQVRGLLLAVLRESTGPVPHQRLDQVWHDDVQRARALAGLVTDGLVEPVGEESFRLAGDGPAVPLP from the coding sequence ATGTCCGAGCCCACATTCGCCACCCAGGTCAGCCGGTGGTACGAGCGCAACGCCCGCGACCTGCCCTGGCGCAAGCCCGGCATCGGCGCCTGGGCGATCCTGGTCAGTGAGGTCATGCTCCAGCAGACCCCCGTGGTCCGGGTGGTGCCCGCGTGGGAGGCGTGGCTGGCCCGCTGGCCCGACCCGCGCGCGCTCGCCGAGGACACCCCGGCCGAGGCGATCCGGATGTGGGGACGGCTCGGCTACCCCCGCCGGGCGGTACGCCTGCGCGAGTGCGCGACGGCGATCGTGGAGCGCCACGGCGGCGTGGTGCCCGACCGGCTCGACCAGTTGCTGGCGCTGCCCGGTGTCGGCACGTACACGGCCCGCGCGGTCGCCGCGTTCGCGTACGGGCAGCGACACCCCGTGGTCGACACGAACGTCCGGCGCGTGGTGTGCCGGGCGATCGCCGGTGAACCCGACGCCGGCCCCACCACCCGCCCCGCCGACCTGGTCGCCACCGAGGAACTGCTGCCGATCGAGCCGGCCGCCGCCGCGCTTGCCAGCGCCGCGTTCATGGAACTCGGCGCCGTCGTCTGCACCGCCCGCGCGCCGCGCTGCGCGATCTGCCCGGTCGAGTCGAGCTGCGCCTGGCGGGCTTCCGGGCAGGCCGCCCCGGTGGGGCCGACCCGACGGCCGCAGCGCTACGCCGGCACCGACCGGCAGGTACGCGGACTGCTGCTCGCGGTGCTGCGGGAGTCCACCGGCCCGGTGCCGCACCAGCGGCTGGACCAGGTATGGCACGACGACGTGCAGCGGGCCCGTGCGCTGGCCGGCCTGGTCACCGACGGCCTGGTGGAACCGGTGGGCGAGGAGTCCTTCCGCCTGGCCGGCGACGGCCCCGCCGTCCCCCTCCCCTGA
- a CDS encoding ACT domain-containing protein: MNELAITVIGRDRPGIVADVAEVLARLGANLTDSTMTRLRGHFAMTLICVGPAAADVEAALAPLAADGHLLATVRAVTPDGGSEPTGEPYVLAVHGADRMGIVAAMTRVLTDAGGNVTDLSTRLTGSLYVVVAEVELPPGVSDEVAGRLTRVAAELGVGVSLRPADTDLL; encoded by the coding sequence ATGAACGAGCTCGCGATCACCGTCATCGGCCGGGACCGGCCGGGCATCGTGGCCGACGTCGCGGAGGTCCTCGCCCGGCTCGGCGCGAACCTCACCGACTCCACGATGACCCGGCTTCGTGGACACTTCGCGATGACCCTGATCTGTGTGGGCCCGGCCGCCGCCGACGTGGAGGCCGCGCTGGCCCCGCTGGCCGCCGACGGGCACCTGCTGGCCACCGTACGCGCGGTCACGCCCGACGGCGGCAGCGAGCCGACGGGGGAGCCGTACGTGCTGGCGGTGCACGGCGCCGACCGGATGGGCATCGTCGCGGCCATGACCCGGGTGCTGACCGACGCGGGCGGGAACGTGACCGACCTGAGCACCCGGCTCACCGGTTCGCTCTACGTGGTGGTCGCCGAGGTCGAGCTGCCGCCGGGCGTGTCGGACGAGGTGGCCGGCCGGCTCACCCGCGTCGCCGCGGAGCTGGGTGTGGGGGTCAGCCTCCGCCCGGCGGACACGGATCTGCTGTGA
- a CDS encoding peptide deformylase, whose protein sequence is MTGPEYAGLGGWTPEKLGVPGAVRPVVTAPEPVLSQPGPEVDPTSAEVVRLAADLVATMRVSPGCVGLAAPQVGVSAQVFAVDVTGHPKAVTVHGTFVLCNARVVEASRWKAGREGCMSVPDLTGDVKRASRLVVEGALPGSGEPVRLVTDGFEARALQHEIDHCAGLLFLDRVAGAHAIYQRKVYL, encoded by the coding sequence GTGACCGGGCCGGAGTACGCGGGCCTGGGCGGCTGGACCCCGGAGAAGCTCGGCGTTCCCGGTGCGGTACGCCCGGTGGTCACCGCCCCGGAGCCGGTGCTGAGCCAGCCTGGTCCGGAGGTCGACCCCACGTCTGCCGAGGTGGTGCGGCTCGCCGCCGACCTGGTGGCCACGATGCGCGTCTCGCCCGGTTGCGTGGGCCTGGCGGCGCCGCAGGTCGGGGTGAGCGCGCAGGTGTTCGCGGTGGACGTGACGGGCCATCCGAAGGCGGTCACCGTGCACGGCACGTTCGTGCTCTGCAACGCTCGCGTGGTGGAGGCGTCCCGGTGGAAGGCCGGGCGGGAGGGCTGCATGTCGGTGCCGGACCTGACCGGTGACGTGAAGCGGGCCAGCCGCCTGGTGGTCGAGGGCGCGCTGCCCGGCAGCGGCGAGCCGGTCCGGCTGGTGACCGACGGCTTCGAGGCGCGGGCGCTCCAGCACGAGATCGACCACTGCGCCGGGCTGCTCTTCCTCGACCGGGTGGCCGGTGCGCACGCGATCTACCAGCGCAAGGTCTACCTCTGA
- the disA gene encoding DNA integrity scanning diadenylate cyclase DisA translates to MPIDRDATKPATATPHARTGAVSGNPARAISVSVNGSVGGGAGADPLRANLALMAPGTALRDGLERILRGRTGALIVLGYDKVVEQICTGGFPMDVEFSATRVRELCKMDGAVVLSSDGTRIVQAGAHLMPDPSIPTEESGTRHRTAERVARQTGYPVISVSQSMRIISLYVNGQRHVLDDSAAILSRANQALATLERYKLRLDEVSGTLSALEIEDLVTVRDAVAVVQRLEMVRRIADEIAGYVVELGTDGRLLALQLDELMAGVDADRTLVIRDYLPTGRKSRTLDEALVELDLLSATELIDLVAVAKAIGYPSASDALDAAVSPRGFRLLAKVPRLPVAVVDRLVVHFGSLQRLLGATVEDLQAVEGVGDARARGVREGLSRLAEASILERYV, encoded by the coding sequence GTGCCGATCGACCGCGATGCCACCAAGCCCGCAACGGCGACGCCGCACGCCCGTACCGGCGCCGTGAGCGGCAACCCCGCTCGTGCCATCAGCGTGAGCGTCAACGGAAGCGTCGGCGGCGGGGCCGGTGCCGATCCGCTGCGCGCCAACCTCGCCCTGATGGCTCCCGGCACCGCCCTGCGCGACGGCCTGGAGCGGATCCTGCGCGGCCGCACCGGTGCGCTGATCGTGTTGGGCTACGACAAGGTGGTCGAGCAGATCTGCACGGGCGGCTTCCCGATGGACGTGGAGTTCTCCGCCACCCGGGTTCGCGAGCTGTGCAAGATGGACGGCGCGGTGGTGCTCTCCAGCGACGGCACCCGCATCGTGCAGGCCGGCGCGCACCTGATGCCCGACCCGTCCATCCCGACGGAGGAGTCCGGCACCCGGCACCGCACCGCCGAGCGGGTGGCCCGGCAGACCGGCTACCCGGTCATCTCGGTCAGCCAGTCGATGCGGATCATCAGCCTCTACGTCAACGGCCAGCGGCACGTGCTGGACGACTCGGCGGCCATCCTGTCCCGCGCCAACCAGGCGCTCGCCACGCTGGAGCGCTACAAGCTGCGGCTGGACGAGGTCTCGGGCACGCTCTCCGCGCTGGAGATCGAGGATCTGGTCACCGTCCGCGACGCGGTCGCTGTGGTGCAGCGGCTGGAGATGGTCCGGCGGATCGCCGACGAGATCGCCGGCTACGTGGTGGAGCTGGGCACCGACGGCCGCCTGCTGGCGCTGCAGCTCGACGAGCTGATGGCCGGCGTGGACGCCGACCGCACCCTGGTCATCCGCGACTACCTGCCGACCGGCCGCAAGTCGCGCACGCTCGACGAGGCGCTCGTGGAGCTCGACCTGCTCAGCGCCACCGAGCTCATCGACCTCGTGGCGGTGGCGAAGGCGATCGGCTACCCGTCCGCCTCCGACGCGCTCGACGCGGCGGTCAGCCCGCGCGGGTTCCGCCTGCTGGCCAAGGTGCCCCGGCTGCCGGTCGCCGTGGTCGACCGGCTGGTGGTGCACTTCGGCAGCCTCCAGCGGCTGCTCGGCGCGACGGTGGAAGACCTCCAGGCGGTCGAGGGTGTGGGCGACGCCCGTGCCCGTGGCGTCCGCGAGGGCCTGTCCCGGCTCGCCGAGGCGAGCATCCTCGAACGGTACGTCTGA